In a single window of the Pandoraea pulmonicola genome:
- a CDS encoding formyltransferase, whose amino-acid sequence MSIKAVVFAYHNVGVRCLQVLLARGVDVALVVTHQDNPNENIWFGSVAAVAAEHGIPVVTPDDPADPALAERIRAVAPDFIFSFYYRHMIPVPVLEIAPRGAFNMHGSLLPKYRGRVPVNWAVLNGETETGATLHEMALKPDAGAIVDQTSVPILPDDTAGEVFEKVTVAAEQTLWHCLPGLLAGTAERRLNDLGAGSYFGGRKPEDGRIDWSKPAQEVYNLIRAVAPPYPGAFTESAGRRWVVTRARLSRAPAPAGLPCGLQVVDNAILGVCGDANAIVIHELLLDGKPVTPDRFSQLNH is encoded by the coding sequence ATGAGCATCAAAGCTGTCGTCTTCGCGTATCACAACGTCGGTGTGCGCTGCCTGCAGGTGCTGCTCGCGCGCGGCGTCGACGTTGCCCTCGTGGTCACCCACCAGGACAACCCGAATGAGAACATCTGGTTCGGCAGCGTCGCCGCAGTGGCCGCCGAGCACGGCATTCCGGTCGTCACGCCCGACGACCCGGCCGACCCGGCGCTTGCCGAGCGCATCCGCGCCGTGGCGCCGGACTTCATCTTCTCGTTCTATTACCGCCACATGATTCCCGTGCCGGTGCTGGAGATCGCCCCGCGCGGCGCTTTCAACATGCACGGCTCACTGCTGCCGAAATATCGTGGCCGCGTGCCGGTGAACTGGGCGGTTTTGAACGGCGAAACGGAAACGGGCGCGACGCTGCACGAAATGGCCCTCAAGCCCGATGCCGGCGCCATCGTCGACCAGACGTCCGTGCCGATCCTGCCGGACGACACGGCGGGCGAAGTCTTCGAAAAGGTCACCGTCGCCGCCGAGCAGACGCTCTGGCACTGCCTGCCGGGCCTGCTCGCAGGGACTGCTGAGCGGCGCCTCAACGATCTCGGCGCAGGCAGCTACTTCGGCGGTCGCAAGCCGGAAGACGGCCGCATCGACTGGTCGAAGCCTGCCCAGGAGGTCTACAACCTGATTCGCGCCGTGGCACCGCCCTACCCGGGCGCATTCACCGAAAGCGCCGGACGCCGCTGGGTCGTCACCCGCGCCCGCCTGTCCCGCGCGCCCGCGCCTGCCGGTTTGCCCTGCGGACTGCAAGTAGTGGATAATGCGATCCTCGGCGTTTGCGGCGACGCGAACGCCATCGTCATTCATGAACTATTACTGGACGGCAAGCCTGTCACGCCGGACCGGTTTTCCCAGCTAAATCACTGA
- a CDS encoding bifunctional UDP-4-keto-pentose/UDP-xylose synthase, with protein MKKVLILGVNGFIGHHLSKRILETTDWEVYGMDMLTDRLGDLVNHERMHFFEGDITINKEWVEYHIRKCDVILPLVAIATPATYVKAPLRVFELDFEANLPIVRSAVKYGKHLVFPSTSEVYGMCTDGEFDPENSPLIYGPINKPRWIYACSKQLMDRVIWGYGMQEGLNFSLFRPFNWIGAGLDSIYTPKEGSSRVVTQFLGHIARGENISLVDGGSQKRAFTDIDDGIDALVRIIDNKNNVASGKIYNIGNPKNNYSVRELANMMLKLAAEFPEYAETAKKVQLVETSSGAYYGNGYQDVQNRVPKIENTMQELGWAPTTSMDDALRKIFEAYRGHVAEARRLVE; from the coding sequence ATGAAAAAAGTCCTGATTCTCGGTGTCAACGGGTTCATCGGCCACCATCTGTCGAAGCGCATCCTGGAGACGACCGACTGGGAAGTTTATGGCATGGACATGCTCACCGATCGCCTCGGCGATCTGGTGAACCACGAGCGCATGCACTTCTTCGAAGGCGATATCACGATCAACAAGGAGTGGGTCGAGTACCACATCCGCAAGTGCGACGTGATCCTGCCGCTGGTCGCCATCGCCACGCCGGCCACCTACGTGAAGGCGCCGCTGCGCGTGTTCGAACTCGACTTCGAGGCGAACCTGCCGATCGTGCGCTCGGCCGTGAAGTACGGCAAGCACCTGGTGTTCCCGTCGACCTCGGAGGTCTACGGCATGTGCACCGACGGCGAGTTCGATCCGGAAAACTCGCCGCTGATCTACGGCCCGATCAACAAGCCGCGCTGGATCTACGCCTGCTCGAAGCAACTCATGGATCGCGTGATCTGGGGTTACGGCATGCAGGAAGGTCTGAATTTCTCGCTGTTCCGTCCGTTCAACTGGATCGGCGCCGGCCTCGACTCGATCTATACGCCGAAGGAAGGTTCGTCGCGCGTGGTCACGCAGTTCCTGGGCCACATCGCCCGCGGCGAGAACATCAGCCTGGTCGACGGCGGCTCGCAAAAGCGCGCCTTCACCGACATCGACGACGGCATCGACGCGCTCGTGCGCATCATCGACAACAAGAACAACGTTGCCAGCGGCAAGATCTACAACATCGGCAACCCGAAGAACAACTATTCGGTGCGCGAGCTGGCCAACATGATGCTCAAGCTGGCCGCCGAATTCCCCGAGTACGCCGAGACCGCCAAGAAGGTTCAGCTCGTCGAGACGTCGTCGGGCGCCTACTACGGCAACGGCTACCAGGACGTGCAGAATCGCGTGCCGAAGATCGAGAACACCATGCAGGAACTCGGCTGGGCGCCGACCACGTCGATGGACGACGCGCTGCGCAAGATTTTCGAAGCGTATCGCGGCCACGTCGCGGAAGCTCGCCGCCTGGTCGAGTAA
- a CDS encoding polysaccharide deacetylase family protein produces the protein MAKIVLKIDVDTLRGTREGVPNLLAALAEHQAQATFLFSLGPDHTGWALKRVFRPGFLKKVSRTSVVEHYGFKTLMYGTLLPGPDIGRRAADVMRTVQTAGHETGIHTWDHTYWQDNVRTRDAAWTQRQMSQAHARFTQIFGAPPLTHGAAGWQMNNDAFRQIDAWGMKYASDGRGNAPHYPIVDGVRLQHVQMPTTLPTVDELLGVDGRDIEGVAEHLLALTRDPAQDHVFTLHAELEGQKLAPLFRRLLAGWRRQGHDLVTMGQLYASLDLASLPARPVVWGEIPGRSGDLILEGQAAA, from the coding sequence ATGGCCAAGATTGTCCTGAAGATCGACGTCGACACCTTGCGCGGCACGCGCGAAGGCGTGCCCAATCTGCTCGCCGCGCTGGCCGAGCACCAGGCTCAGGCGACGTTCCTGTTCAGCCTCGGGCCGGACCACACCGGGTGGGCGCTCAAGCGCGTTTTCCGCCCGGGTTTCCTGAAGAAGGTCTCGCGCACCTCGGTGGTCGAGCACTATGGCTTCAAGACACTTATGTACGGCACGCTGCTGCCCGGGCCGGACATCGGCCGACGCGCCGCCGACGTCATGCGCACCGTGCAGACGGCCGGCCACGAGACCGGCATCCACACCTGGGACCACACCTACTGGCAGGACAACGTGCGCACGCGCGACGCCGCGTGGACGCAGCGCCAGATGTCGCAGGCGCATGCCCGCTTCACGCAGATCTTCGGCGCCCCACCGCTCACCCATGGCGCCGCCGGGTGGCAGATGAACAACGACGCATTTCGCCAGATCGACGCCTGGGGCATGAAGTATGCGTCTGACGGCCGCGGCAATGCCCCACACTACCCGATCGTCGACGGCGTGCGTCTGCAACACGTGCAGATGCCCACCACACTGCCGACGGTCGACGAGTTGCTCGGCGTGGACGGTCGCGACATCGAGGGTGTGGCGGAGCATCTGCTTGCCCTGACCCGCGATCCGGCGCAAGATCACGTGTTCACGCTTCACGCAGAACTCGAAGGGCAGAAGCTGGCCCCGCTGTTCCGCCGGTTGCTGGCCGGATGGCGTCGTCAGGGGCACGACCTGGTGACGATGGGCCAGTTGTACGCGTCGCTCGATCTTGCCTCGCTACCGGCGCGTCCGGTCGTGTGGGGAGAGATTCCGGGCCGCTCGGGCGATCTGATTCTCGAGGGCCAGGCGGCTGCCTGA
- a CDS encoding peroxiredoxin — translation MTVAIDTAVPEFTAPATGGDFSLKAHRGQKVVIYFYPKDNTPGCTTEGMNFRDSYAQFQAAGAQIVGVSRDSLRSHENFQKKLGLPFPLISDADEAVCKLFGVIKLKKLYGKEHLGIERSTFLIDEKGVLRKEWRGVRVPDHVDEVLATVQAL, via the coding sequence GTGACGGTAGCCATCGACACCGCCGTGCCCGAATTCACCGCACCGGCCACCGGCGGCGATTTTTCGCTCAAGGCGCATCGCGGCCAGAAAGTGGTGATCTACTTCTACCCGAAGGACAACACACCGGGCTGCACCACGGAAGGCATGAACTTCCGCGACAGCTACGCGCAATTCCAGGCCGCCGGCGCGCAAATCGTCGGCGTATCGCGCGACAGCCTGCGCTCGCACGAGAACTTCCAGAAGAAGCTCGGCCTGCCCTTCCCGCTCATCTCGGATGCCGACGAAGCGGTGTGCAAATTGTTCGGTGTCATCAAGTTGAAAAAGCTGTATGGCAAGGAACATCTGGGCATCGAGCGCAGCACGTTTCTGATCGATGAGAAAGGCGTGCTGCGCAAGGAGTGGCGCGGCGTGCGCGTGCCCGATCACGTCGACGAAGTACTCGCAACCGTCCAGGCGCTCTGA
- a CDS encoding C40 family peptidase: MPRSLARSLGHDAAPARRLTSSAGLLRTSSRCATVLAITLLVAACSSGPSVRQGSSTNYGNRTMGPENSAGQEEITLEAMSLVGIPYRYGGNTPDSGFDCSGLVRYVVARAAGVNLPRTTADMSSVGTSLDRDDLASGDLIFFNTTGRAHSHVGIYVGQGKFVHAPNSGGTVRLESLYIPYWARRIDGIRRVAANKAPAGNTTYVNRSAPASVAQAQPVAAPPLNRPLTTATPSPLDTPQATSASNTARLSAPPAPEDDPIARFANSSM; this comes from the coding sequence ATGCCTCGCTCTCTTGCCCGCTCCCTCGGTCACGACGCCGCCCCTGCCCGCCGCCTGACATCCTCGGCAGGACTGCTGCGTACGTCATCGCGCTGCGCCACCGTGCTCGCGATTACCCTGCTGGTCGCGGCATGCTCCTCGGGCCCATCGGTCCGCCAAGGCAGCAGTACGAACTATGGCAATCGCACCATGGGGCCCGAGAACAGTGCGGGACAGGAAGAGATCACGCTCGAGGCGATGAGCCTCGTCGGCATCCCCTACCGCTACGGCGGCAACACGCCCGATTCCGGCTTCGATTGCAGCGGCCTCGTGCGCTACGTCGTCGCGCGAGCTGCCGGCGTCAACCTGCCACGCACCACCGCGGACATGAGCAGTGTCGGCACGTCGCTCGATCGCGACGACCTCGCCTCCGGCGACCTGATCTTCTTCAATACGACGGGACGCGCGCATTCGCACGTGGGCATCTACGTCGGTCAGGGCAAATTCGTGCACGCCCCCAATTCGGGTGGCACCGTGCGCCTGGAAAGCCTCTACATCCCCTACTGGGCGCGCCGCATCGACGGTATCCGCCGGGTCGCCGCCAACAAGGCGCCGGCGGGCAATACGACGTACGTGAACCGCTCGGCACCCGCCAGCGTGGCACAGGCCCAACCCGTTGCGGCGCCCCCGCTCAATCGCCCCCTGACGACAGCGACGCCGTCACCGCTCGACACGCCGCAAGCCACGTCTGCGAGCAACACTGCGCGGTTGAGCGCGCCGCCCGCCCCGGAAGACGATCCCATCGCCCGCTTCGCCAATAGTTCGATGTAA
- a CDS encoding glycosyltransferase — protein MTSPQLSVVIPVYNEEAGLAALFARLYPALDKLGVPYEVVFVNDGSRDRSAAILAEQQRQRPDVTRVVLFNGNYGQHMAILAGFEHTRGEWVVTLDADLQNPPEEIRKLVDQLAAGHDYVGTVRMNRQDTWFRRNASRAMNRLRERITRIRMTDQGCMLRGYSRHIVDTVNQCREINTFIPALAYTFAQNPTEVDVAHEERFAGESKYSLYSLIRLNFDLVTGFSVVPLQWLSGVGITLSAASGVLFVVLMARRFIFGSEVQGVFTLFAVTFCLLGVILFGMGLLGEYIGRIYQQVRQRPRYLVQAVLENQPAPSGHADKTVGGASHTTGAKELGSHTS, from the coding sequence ATGACTTCTCCCCAACTCTCCGTCGTCATCCCGGTTTATAACGAAGAGGCCGGCCTCGCCGCGCTCTTCGCTCGGCTGTACCCGGCACTCGACAAGCTGGGCGTGCCTTACGAAGTGGTGTTCGTCAACGACGGCAGCCGCGACCGCTCCGCGGCGATCCTGGCCGAGCAGCAGCGCCAGCGTCCCGACGTGACGCGCGTGGTGCTGTTCAACGGCAACTACGGCCAGCACATGGCGATTCTCGCGGGCTTCGAGCACACGCGCGGCGAATGGGTCGTGACCCTCGACGCCGACCTGCAGAACCCGCCGGAGGAAATCCGCAAGCTCGTCGATCAGCTCGCCGCCGGTCACGACTACGTCGGCACGGTGCGCATGAACCGTCAGGACACGTGGTTCCGCCGCAATGCCTCGCGCGCGATGAACCGTCTGCGCGAGCGCATCACGCGCATTCGCATGACCGACCAGGGCTGCATGCTGCGTGGCTACAGCCGCCACATCGTCGACACGGTCAACCAGTGCCGCGAAATCAACACATTCATCCCGGCGCTGGCCTATACGTTTGCGCAAAACCCCACGGAAGTGGACGTTGCGCACGAGGAACGCTTCGCCGGCGAGTCGAAGTACTCGCTCTACAGCCTGATCCGTCTCAATTTCGATCTGGTCACGGGCTTTTCGGTGGTGCCGCTCCAATGGCTCTCGGGCGTGGGCATCACGCTGTCGGCCGCGTCGGGCGTGCTGTTCGTCGTGCTGATGGCCCGCCGCTTCATTTTTGGTTCGGAGGTTCAAGGGGTGTTTACGCTGTTTGCCGTCACGTTCTGTCTGCTCGGTGTGATCCTGTTCGGCATGGGGCTGCTTGGCGAGTACATCGGCCGCATCTACCAGCAGGTTCGTCAGCGCCCGCGCTATCTGGTGCAGGCCGTGCTCGAAAACCAGCCGGCGCCGTCGGGCCATGCCGACAAGACGGTCGGCGGTGCGAGCCACACGACCGGCGCCAAGGAACTGGGGTCGCACACCTCATGA
- a CDS encoding PhoH family protein, with product MPLPSAPTKPGTLLAPDQFPTRLKPSRTEAKKPIPTSEQHALGDTSGAAGAADLKVVPKTPAVTQTAAQPSPVARSPQTPAPTGSNDAATSLKSVKTTAPGAGSKRARNKDQEPAKLFVLDTNVLMHDPSSLFRFEEHDVYLPMMTLEELDNHKKGMSEVARNARQVSRTLDGLVAESGTKSMAEGIPLSRLGNKDATGRLYFQTDLPEVPPLEGLPQSKADNQILGVVRALQDKFRDRQVVLVSKDINMRVKAHALGLPAEDYFNDKVLEDSDLLYSGVMALPPDFWTKHGKGMESWQDNRTGTTFYRITGPLCASFLINQFVYLETNNGEAPFYAQVREINGKTALLQTLRDYGHHKNNVWGITARNREQNFALNLLMNPEVDFITLLGQAGTGKTLLALAAGLAQTLDEKRYNEIIITRATVPVGEDIGFLPGTEEEKMQPWMGAFDDNLEVLQKTDDSAGEWGRAATQELIRSRLKVKSMNFMRGRTFVNKFVIIDEAQNLTPKQMKTLVTRAGPGTKLVCLGNIAQIDTPYLTEGSSGLTYVVDRFKGWGHSGHVTLARGERSRLADYAAEIL from the coding sequence ATGCCATTGCCATCGGCGCCGACCAAACCGGGCACGCTGCTTGCCCCGGATCAATTCCCCACTCGCCTCAAACCTTCGCGCACGGAGGCCAAGAAACCGATCCCCACTTCTGAACAACACGCGCTGGGCGACACGTCCGGCGCCGCTGGTGCGGCCGATTTGAAGGTCGTTCCCAAGACACCCGCGGTGACGCAGACTGCAGCACAGCCGTCACCCGTCGCACGTTCGCCGCAAACGCCCGCGCCCACCGGTTCGAATGACGCCGCCACGTCGCTCAAATCCGTGAAGACGACGGCCCCGGGCGCCGGTTCGAAACGTGCACGCAACAAGGACCAGGAGCCGGCCAAGCTCTTCGTACTCGACACGAACGTGCTCATGCACGACCCGAGCAGCCTGTTCCGCTTCGAAGAGCACGACGTCTATCTGCCGATGATGACGTTGGAAGAGCTCGACAATCACAAGAAGGGCATGTCGGAAGTGGCGCGCAACGCGCGTCAGGTGAGCCGCACGCTCGACGGGCTGGTCGCGGAGAGCGGCACGAAGTCGATGGCGGAAGGCATTCCGCTGTCCCGCCTCGGCAACAAGGACGCCACGGGTCGTCTGTACTTCCAGACCGATCTGCCCGAAGTGCCGCCGCTCGAAGGCTTGCCGCAGAGCAAGGCCGACAACCAGATTCTTGGCGTCGTGCGCGCGTTGCAGGACAAGTTCCGCGATCGTCAGGTCGTGCTGGTGTCGAAGGACATCAACATGCGTGTCAAGGCGCATGCGCTCGGGCTGCCGGCGGAAGACTACTTCAACGACAAGGTGCTCGAGGACAGCGACCTGCTGTACTCGGGCGTGATGGCGCTGCCGCCGGACTTCTGGACGAAGCACGGCAAGGGCATGGAGAGCTGGCAGGACAACCGTACCGGCACCACGTTCTACCGGATCACCGGCCCGCTGTGCGCGAGCTTCCTCATCAACCAGTTCGTCTATCTCGAGACCAACAACGGCGAAGCGCCCTTCTACGCGCAGGTCCGCGAAATCAACGGCAAGACGGCGCTGCTGCAGACGCTGCGTGACTACGGGCACCACAAGAACAACGTGTGGGGCATCACGGCACGCAACCGCGAGCAGAACTTCGCGCTGAACCTGCTGATGAATCCCGAGGTCGACTTCATCACCCTGCTCGGTCAGGCAGGCACCGGCAAGACGCTGCTCGCGCTCGCCGCCGGGCTGGCGCAGACGCTCGACGAGAAGCGCTACAACGAGATCATCATCACGCGCGCGACCGTGCCCGTCGGTGAGGATATCGGCTTCCTGCCGGGGACCGAGGAAGAGAAGATGCAGCCGTGGATGGGGGCGTTCGACGACAACCTCGAAGTCCTGCAGAAGACCGACGACTCCGCCGGCGAATGGGGCCGTGCGGCCACGCAAGAGCTGATTCGCTCGCGACTCAAGGTCAAGAGCATGAACTTCATGCGCGGACGCACGTTCGTGAACAAGTTCGTCATCATCGATGAGGCGCAGAACCTCACGCCGAAGCAGATGAAGACGCTCGTCACGCGCGCTGGTCCCGGCACCAAGCTGGTCTGCCTGGGCAACATCGCGCAGATCGATACGCCGTATCTGACCGAAGGCAGTTCGGGCCTCACCTACGTGGTGGATCGCTTCAAGGGCTGGGGTCATAGCGGGCACGTCACGCTCGCGCGCGGCGAACGCTCGCGGCTGGCCGATTACGCGGCGGAAATCCTCTGA
- a CDS encoding DUF47 domain-containing protein, translated as MFGRFMPTEGKFFELFNQHAACMVAGSRELSAMLNDLPNAEARTVAVQNNEKKADRITHETIDLMHKTFITPFDRDEIHKLISTMDDILDLMEDVATAVWMYDIKRVPAEARTLGEICVKCCERVQSTVALLNDMDRARDILKLCEEIDGLESEADRLLRASLSKLFREENDVKELIKQKAVSELLESVTDKCEDVANIIEGIVLENA; from the coding sequence ATGTTCGGTCGCTTCATGCCCACCGAGGGCAAGTTCTTTGAGCTGTTCAACCAGCATGCGGCATGCATGGTTGCCGGCAGCCGCGAGCTGTCTGCCATGCTCAACGATCTGCCCAATGCCGAGGCACGCACCGTCGCCGTGCAGAACAACGAGAAGAAAGCGGATCGCATCACGCACGAGACCATCGACCTGATGCACAAGACGTTCATCACGCCGTTCGATCGCGATGAGATCCACAAGTTGATCAGCACGATGGACGACATCCTGGACCTGATGGAAGACGTCGCCACGGCCGTCTGGATGTACGACATCAAGCGTGTGCCCGCCGAGGCCCGCACGCTCGGCGAGATCTGCGTGAAGTGCTGCGAACGCGTGCAAAGCACCGTGGCGCTGCTCAACGACATGGATCGTGCGCGCGACATCCTCAAGCTGTGCGAGGAAATCGACGGGCTCGAGTCGGAAGCGGATCGTCTGCTGCGCGCCTCGCTCTCGAAGCTGTTCCGCGAAGAGAACGACGTGAAAGAGCTGATCAAGCAGAAGGCCGTTTCGGAATTGCTCGAGTCGGTGACCGACAAGTGCGAGGACGTTGCCAATATCATCGAAGGCATTGTGCTGGAAAACGCCTGA
- a CDS encoding replicative DNA helicase encodes MNAPDPQLDSLKVPPHSIEAEQSVLGGLLLDNSAWDRIGDFVSESDFYRYDHRLIYQHIGRLIASDRPADVITVFESLTSAGKGEDVGGLAYLNALAQNTPSAANIRRYAEIVRDRAVLRKLVTVADEIASDAFNPQGKEVRQMLDEAEAKVFAIAEEGSRSTSGFLELQPLLTQVVERIDELYHREGGSDITGIPTGFVDLDRMTSGFNGGDLIIVAGRPSMGKTTFSMNIGEHIAVEEGLPVAVFSMEMPGTQLAMRMLGSVGRLDQHRLRTGKLVDEDWPKLTHAMQKMNETQLFVDETPALNPMELRARARRLARQCGKLGLIIIDYLQLMSGSGGGENRATEISEISRSLKGLAKELNVPVIALSQLNRSLEQRPNKRPVMSDLRESGAIEQDADIILFIYRDEVYNPDTPDKGTAEIIIAKQRNGPIGHVRLAFIGAYTKFDNLAGPQY; translated from the coding sequence ATGAACGCGCCCGATCCCCAGCTCGATTCGCTAAAAGTGCCGCCGCACTCCATCGAGGCGGAGCAATCCGTGCTCGGCGGGTTGCTGCTCGATAACAGCGCCTGGGATCGTATCGGCGACTTCGTATCCGAGTCGGACTTCTACCGTTACGACCACCGGCTGATCTATCAGCACATCGGCCGTCTGATCGCCTCCGACCGTCCCGCGGACGTCATCACCGTCTTCGAATCGCTCACGAGCGCCGGCAAGGGCGAAGATGTGGGCGGGCTCGCCTATCTGAACGCGCTCGCACAGAACACGCCGAGCGCGGCCAACATCCGTCGTTATGCCGAGATCGTGCGCGACCGTGCGGTGTTGCGCAAGCTGGTCACGGTGGCCGACGAGATCGCCTCCGACGCCTTCAACCCGCAGGGCAAGGAAGTGCGTCAGATGCTCGACGAGGCCGAAGCCAAGGTCTTCGCCATCGCGGAAGAAGGCTCGCGCAGCACGAGCGGCTTTCTCGAACTCCAGCCGCTGCTCACCCAGGTGGTGGAGCGCATCGACGAGCTCTATCATCGCGAAGGCGGCAGCGACATCACCGGCATTCCGACCGGCTTCGTCGATCTCGATCGCATGACGTCGGGCTTCAATGGCGGCGACTTGATCATCGTCGCCGGCCGTCCGTCGATGGGTAAGACGACCTTCTCGATGAACATCGGCGAGCACATCGCCGTGGAAGAGGGCTTGCCCGTTGCCGTATTCTCGATGGAAATGCCGGGCACCCAGCTGGCCATGCGTATGCTGGGCTCGGTCGGGCGCCTGGATCAGCATCGCCTGCGTACCGGCAAGCTGGTCGACGAAGACTGGCCGAAGCTCACGCACGCGATGCAGAAGATGAACGAGACGCAGTTGTTCGTCGACGAGACGCCCGCGCTCAACCCGATGGAACTGCGTGCGCGTGCACGACGCCTGGCGCGGCAGTGCGGCAAGCTCGGGCTGATCATCATCGACTACCTGCAGCTCATGAGCGGCTCGGGCGGCGGCGAAAACCGCGCGACCGAGATTTCCGAAATCTCGCGCTCGCTCAAGGGCCTGGCCAAAGAGCTGAACGTGCCGGTCATTGCGCTCTCGCAGCTCAACCGCAGTCTCGAGCAACGTCCGAACAAGCGCCCCGTGATGTCGGACCTGCGTGAATCGGGCGCTATCGAACAGGATGCCGACATCATCCTGTTCATCTATCGCGACGAAGTTTACAACCCCGATACGCCCGACAAGGGCACGGCCGAGATCATTATCGCGAAGCAGCGTAATGGCCCGATCGGTCACGTGCGTCTGGCGTTCATCGGTGCCTATACCAAATTCGACAATCTGGCCGGTCCCCAATACTGA
- a CDS encoding inorganic phosphate transporter, producing MATLHISLWLVGLLVVLALLFDFMNGFHDAANSIATVVSTGVLKPHQAVAFAAMFNIIALFVFHLKVAATVGKGTVHPEIVDHYVIFGALVGAIAWNIITWYYGIPSSSSHALIGGLVGAAVAKAGTGSLVASGLLQTVAFIFVSPLLGFVLGSFFMLVVSWLCFRTPPARVDRWFRRLQLVSAGMYSLGHGGNDAQKTIGIIWMLLIAAGLWPQEAAEPPLWVIVGCYLAIGLGTMFGGWRIVRTMGQKITKLKPVGGFCAETGGAFTLFFASWLGVPVSTTHTITGAIVGVGATQKLSAVRWGVAGNIVWAWILTIPASAFIAAIAWWVGKQFL from the coding sequence ATGGCAACGCTGCACATCAGCCTTTGGCTGGTCGGACTCTTGGTCGTACTGGCGCTCCTGTTCGACTTCATGAATGGCTTTCACGACGCCGCTAACTCCATCGCCACGGTGGTGTCGACGGGCGTGCTCAAGCCGCATCAGGCGGTGGCTTTTGCCGCCATGTTCAACATCATCGCGCTGTTCGTCTTTCACCTGAAAGTGGCCGCGACGGTGGGCAAGGGCACGGTCCACCCGGAGATCGTCGATCACTATGTGATTTTCGGCGCGCTCGTCGGGGCGATCGCCTGGAACATCATCACTTGGTATTACGGCATTCCGTCGAGCTCGTCGCATGCGCTGATCGGCGGTCTGGTCGGCGCGGCAGTGGCCAAGGCGGGCACGGGCTCGCTCGTGGCGAGCGGCCTGCTGCAGACGGTGGCCTTCATTTTCGTGTCGCCGCTGCTCGGCTTCGTGCTCGGGTCGTTCTTCATGCTCGTGGTGTCGTGGCTGTGCTTCCGCACGCCGCCCGCCCGGGTGGATCGCTGGTTCCGTCGCCTGCAACTGGTCTCGGCCGGCATGTACAGCCTCGGACACGGCGGCAACGACGCGCAGAAGACCATCGGCATCATCTGGATGCTGCTGATCGCCGCCGGTCTGTGGCCGCAGGAAGCGGCCGAGCCGCCGCTGTGGGTGATCGTCGGCTGCTATCTGGCCATCGGTCTGGGCACCATGTTCGGCGGCTGGCGCATCGTGCGCACGATGGGGCAGAAGATTACCAAGCTCAAGCCGGTCGGCGGTTTCTGTGCCGAGACGGGTGGCGCCTTCACGCTGTTCTTCGCATCGTGGCTGGGCGTGCCGGTGTCGACCACGCACACGATCACGGGCGCCATCGTCGGCGTCGGTGCGACGCAGAAGCTCTCGGCGGTGCGCTGGGGCGTGGCAGGGAACATTGTTTGGGCGTGGATTCTGACGATTCCGGCTTCGGCATTCATTGCCGCCATCGCCTGGTGGGTCGGCAAGCAGTTCCTGTGA